A window from Polaromonas hydrogenivorans encodes these proteins:
- a CDS encoding IS630 family transposase → MPAAGALAPRAARPDAGRTGRASPDRWPPGGEHAYPVPGAAAPGAAAKKKTVHASERDTAQVRQARRQYWQGIARHAPARLKFVDESGVNIAMTRRYGRARRGQRVHDAVPKNWGRNVTVLGSLSCQGLEAVMTIEGATDGAVFFAYVSQVLAPTLKPGDVVVMDNLGAHKVDGIRSAIEARGAALMYLPPYSPDYSPIEPCWSKLKTYLRAIKARTLEALDQALAHVIDTVTASDAKEWFKHCGYAFH, encoded by the coding sequence GTGCCAGCGGCTGGCGCACTGGCTCCAAGAGCAGCCCGACCTGACGCTGGTCGAACTGGCCGAGCATCTCCAGACCGATGGCCGCCCGGCGGTGAGCACGCCTACCCTGTGCCGGGCGCTGCAGCGCCTGGGGCTGCGGCGAAAAAAAAGACCGTACACGCCTCAGAGCGCGACACAGCGCAGGTACGTCAGGCTCGCCGCCAGTACTGGCAGGGCATTGCCCGGCATGCCCCCGCGCGGCTGAAGTTTGTGGACGAATCGGGCGTGAACATCGCGATGACGCGCCGCTACGGGCGTGCCCGGCGCGGCCAGCGCGTGCATGACGCGGTGCCGAAAAACTGGGGCCGCAATGTAACGGTGCTGGGCTCGCTGTCGTGCCAAGGGCTCGAAGCCGTGATGACGATCGAGGGCGCCACCGATGGGGCCGTGTTTTTTGCGTATGTCAGCCAAGTGCTGGCGCCCACGCTCAAGCCGGGCGATGTGGTGGTGATGGACAACTTGGGCGCGCACAAGGTGGACGGCATCCGCAGCGCCATCGAAGCCAGGGGCGCTGCCTTGATGTATTTGCCACCCTATTCGCCCGACTACTCACCCATCGAGCCGTGCTGGTCCAAACTCAAGACATACCTGCGCGCCATCAAGGCCCGTACCCTGGAAGCGCTGGATCAAGCACTTGCGCATGTCATCGACACGGTGACCGCCTCCGACG
- a CDS encoding DotU/TssL family secretion system protein, with amino-acid sequence MGEVTPSGAVAAPPATAEPDAVDEPSAARALRTQALPLVALMARLRDATPADPAALRRSLAAAVNRFEAGARLAGVDEAGVAAASYVLCAWGDEQFGVAPWGAGGAGLLQRFHGEAEGGDKLLRLLTRLAEKPREHHALLELFHTCLSLGLRARMGLDNRDHETLRSRVHLALQQVAPVPALVAPWHCAAAAASPPRVPRVALPAVLLLGVLAVGVYSASQLQLATRVDGVLASLQQLVPARTAMAVPVAATPTTTPRLASKLRDDIDAGRLSVRDEALHSVVVIGADALGDATGPLTRLGAALTKLPGKVVVVGYTDGSDPPTARTPSAWHQAMEWARGVADVLRPQLGDARLAVEARVDTTAGKPLRRVEIVLFPK; translated from the coding sequence GTGGGCGAAGTGACGCCGTCCGGCGCCGTGGCCGCGCCGCCGGCGACCGCAGAGCCGGATGCCGTCGACGAACCGTCGGCCGCGCGCGCGCTGCGCACCCAGGCGCTTCCCCTCGTCGCATTGATGGCACGCTTGCGGGATGCGACTCCCGCCGACCCGGCCGCACTGCGCCGCAGTCTGGCGGCAGCGGTGAACCGGTTCGAGGCTGGTGCTCGCCTGGCAGGCGTGGACGAGGCCGGCGTCGCGGCCGCGAGCTACGTGCTGTGCGCCTGGGGAGATGAGCAGTTCGGCGTGGCGCCCTGGGGTGCCGGAGGCGCCGGACTGCTGCAGCGCTTTCACGGCGAGGCCGAGGGCGGCGACAAGCTGTTGCGCCTGCTGACGCGGCTGGCCGAAAAGCCGCGCGAGCACCACGCGCTGCTCGAACTCTTCCACACCTGCCTGAGTCTCGGGCTGCGCGCGCGCATGGGCCTGGACAACCGCGACCACGAAACCCTGCGCTCGCGTGTGCACCTCGCGCTGCAACAGGTGGCGCCGGTTCCGGCGCTGGTGGCCCCTTGGCACTGCGCGGCGGCGGCTGCCAGCCCGCCGCGGGTGCCACGCGTCGCGTTGCCGGCGGTGCTGCTGCTCGGCGTGCTTGCCGTGGGCGTCTACAGTGCCAGCCAGCTGCAGCTTGCGACGCGCGTTGACGGCGTGCTGGCGTCGTTGCAGCAACTCGTGCCGGCACGCACGGCCATGGCGGTGCCCGTAGCGGCCACGCCGACGACGACGCCGCGGCTGGCCTCGAAGCTGCGTGACGACATCGACGCCGGCCGGTTGTCAGTCCGCGACGAGGCGCTGCACAGCGTGGTCGTGATCGGTGCTGACGCGCTGGGCGATGCCACCGGCCCGTTGACGCGCCTCGGCGCAGCGCTGACGAAGCTGCCGGGCAAGGTAGTTGTCGTCGGCTACACCGATGGCAGCGATCCCCCGACGGCTCGCACGCCCTCGGCCTGGCATCAGGCGATGGAATGGGCGCGCGGCGTCGCCGATGTCTTGCGGCCACAACTCGGCGATGCGCGGCTCGCGGTCGAGGCCCGCGTCGACACCACGGCCGGCAAGCCGCTGCGCCGGGTCGAGATCGTCCTGTTTCCGAAATGA
- a CDS encoding OmpA family protein has translation MTRYFVTLALAIAAALLTPQVKAEKVVVYREGQLVNPQDVAAVLGKTRSIHLLDDTPAVPAKSTTMAAGSLAKTAASSPASARIARDDSNADASALSLPVRFAFGSADILPAARTQLDALAAGIKLLAPESTVTVEGHTDAVGSDAYNLELSRVRARAVRDYLVQHHGIDAARLKIVAYGKARPIEASDPNTALNRRVQFRGS, from the coding sequence ATGACCCGCTACTTCGTCACCCTGGCCCTCGCCATCGCCGCCGCCCTGCTCACCCCTCAGGTGAAGGCCGAGAAGGTCGTCGTCTATCGTGAAGGGCAGCTGGTGAACCCGCAGGACGTGGCGGCCGTGCTCGGCAAGACCCGTTCGATTCACCTGCTCGACGATACGCCCGCAGTCCCGGCGAAGTCCACCACGATGGCGGCGGGTTCACTGGCGAAGACCGCGGCGAGTTCCCCGGCCTCTGCTCGCATTGCCCGTGATGACTCGAACGCCGACGCCTCGGCGCTGTCCCTGCCGGTACGCTTCGCCTTCGGCTCCGCTGACATCCTTCCGGCCGCACGGACCCAGCTCGACGCACTCGCCGCAGGCATCAAGCTGCTGGCGCCGGAAAGTACCGTCACGGTCGAGGGCCACACCGACGCCGTCGGCAGCGACGCCTACAACCTCGAGCTGTCCAGAGTCCGCGCCCGCGCCGTGCGTGACTATCTGGTGCAGCACCACGGCATCGACGCCGCACGCCTGAAGATAGTTGCATATGGCAAAGCCCGGCCGATCGAAGCCTCCGATCCGAACACCGCCCTGAACCGCCGCGTGCAGTTCCGCGGCTCCTGA
- the tssJ gene encoding type VI secretion system lipoprotein TssJ yields the protein MSRRRLLACLALVPVLCRGVCHAQPQAQVQTPRQRRVALVIGNGRYPEIPLNNPEHDARLVAQTLRSLGFEVGEYLNLNARDFKRVLREFARRLDDDQVASVFYYAGHGVQIGGRNYLLPVDIALRDEAEVRDEAIDLQEALLAHVDRVRPRARIFVIDACRNDPFAARGRASPQANGLAEMTAPGALIAFSAAPGGVAEDGPVGGNSIYTRHLVTELRTVGIEVEEMMKAVRIKVLRDTAQRQIPWVNTSMVVNFMFNPGAAPVLAGPKRNLQLLVQAQRSLNTDARNVSASLALRVYVLRDASGFEKASFDSLYDDDEATLGSNVLVRESLHLRPGEARELTLELSSDARAVAVFGAFREIEHSQWRAILPLPVGTLAPRARVEVQARQLQVGWAK from the coding sequence ATGAGTCGCCGTCGCTTGCTCGCCTGTCTCGCTCTCGTACCTGTGTTGTGCAGAGGGGTATGCCATGCTCAACCGCAGGCCCAGGTCCAAACCCCCAGGCAACGCCGCGTCGCACTCGTGATCGGCAACGGGCGCTACCCCGAAATTCCGCTGAACAATCCCGAGCACGACGCTCGCCTGGTCGCGCAGACCTTGCGCAGTCTCGGTTTCGAAGTGGGCGAGTACCTCAATCTCAATGCCCGTGACTTCAAGCGCGTGCTGCGGGAATTCGCCCGCCGACTGGACGACGACCAGGTCGCGTCGGTCTTCTACTACGCCGGCCACGGCGTACAGATCGGCGGGCGCAACTACCTGCTGCCGGTCGACATCGCGCTGCGGGACGAAGCCGAAGTGCGCGACGAGGCCATTGATCTGCAGGAAGCGCTGCTCGCGCATGTTGACCGGGTGCGTCCACGCGCCCGCATCTTCGTCATCGACGCCTGCCGCAATGACCCCTTCGCGGCGCGCGGGCGGGCTTCGCCCCAGGCCAACGGCCTGGCCGAGATGACTGCGCCGGGCGCCCTCATCGCGTTTTCCGCAGCCCCGGGCGGAGTCGCCGAGGACGGCCCGGTCGGCGGCAACAGCATTTACACGCGTCACCTCGTCACCGAGCTGCGTACCGTTGGCATCGAAGTCGAGGAAATGATGAAGGCAGTACGCATCAAGGTGCTGCGCGACACCGCTCAGCGCCAGATCCCGTGGGTCAACACCTCGATGGTCGTGAATTTCATGTTCAACCCCGGTGCGGCACCGGTACTCGCCGGGCCAAAACGCAACCTGCAGTTGCTCGTGCAGGCGCAGCGCAGCCTGAACACCGACGCGCGCAACGTGTCGGCCTCGTTGGCGCTGCGGGTGTATGTGCTGCGCGATGCGAGCGGATTTGAGAAGGCGAGTTTCGACAGCCTTTACGACGATGACGAGGCGACCCTCGGGTCGAACGTGCTGGTGCGCGAAAGCCTGCACCTGCGTCCTGGCGAGGCGCGGGAGCTGACCCTTGAGCTCAGCAGCGACGCGCGTGCCGTCGCGGTGTTCGGTGCGTTTCGGGAAATCGAGCACTCGCAGTGGCGTGCCATCCTGCCGTTGCCGGTTGGCACGCTGGCACCGCGCGCACGGGTCGAAGTCCAAGCGCGTCAGTTGCAAGTGGGGTGGGCGAAGTGA